The proteins below come from a single Prolixibacter sp. NT017 genomic window:
- the yjjX gene encoding inosine/xanthosine triphosphatase: MKKHIVVASHNPVKIEAVKRGFERLFPDTEIKIEGVSVESGVPDQPMSDEETRAGAHNRAANAREKVPDADFWFGVEGGIERHNGGMQSFAWIAACADGQFGESRTTTFQLPPEVVKLVEEGLELGDADDQVFGKTNSKQENGAVGLLTRNAITRTLLYEQAVCLALIPFVRPELFPGE, encoded by the coding sequence ATGAAAAAACATATTGTAGTGGCCTCGCACAACCCGGTAAAGATTGAGGCGGTGAAGCGGGGCTTTGAAAGGCTCTTCCCGGACACGGAAATTAAAATAGAAGGTGTGAGCGTTGAGTCTGGGGTTCCCGACCAACCCATGAGCGATGAAGAAACCCGGGCCGGGGCGCATAACCGGGCCGCCAATGCGCGGGAAAAGGTTCCGGATGCCGATTTCTGGTTTGGCGTAGAGGGCGGCATCGAACGACACAACGGCGGGATGCAGTCGTTTGCCTGGATTGCAGCCTGCGCTGACGGGCAGTTTGGCGAATCGCGTACCACTACTTTTCAGCTTCCGCCGGAAGTGGTGAAACTGGTGGAAGAAGGACTGGAGCTGGGCGATGCCGACGATCAGGTGTTTGGGAAAACCAATTCGAAACAGGAGAATGGAGCCGTTGGATTGCTCACCCGCAACGCCATCACGCGGACGTTGCTTTACGAACAGGCGGTTTGCCTGGCGCTGATTCCGTTTGTCAGGCCGGAGCTTTTCCCCGGAGAATGA
- a CDS encoding carboxymuconolactone decarboxylase family protein has translation MSKMIDEFRDYRARMNEKILSADNKVMKRIYNLDTNTYMEGALSTKTKEMLGLVSSMVLRCDDCVKYHLEKCHEQGVTTEELFEVFSVANLVGGTIVIPHTRRAVEYWEELQNAE, from the coding sequence ATGAGCAAAATGATAGATGAATTCCGGGATTATCGTGCCCGGATGAATGAGAAAATTCTTTCCGCCGATAACAAGGTGATGAAGCGCATCTACAACCTCGACACCAATACCTATATGGAAGGTGCCTTATCGACCAAAACCAAGGAGATGCTGGGGTTGGTGAGTTCCATGGTGCTGCGTTGCGACGATTGCGTGAAATACCACCTCGAGAAATGTCACGAGCAAGGTGTTACCACCGAAGAACTCTTCGAAGTGTTTTCGGTAGCCAACCTGGTGGGCGGAACCATTGTAATTCCCCACACCCGCCGTGCCGTGGAGTACTGGGAAGAGTTGCAGAATGCAGAATAA
- the miaB gene encoding tRNA (N6-isopentenyl adenosine(37)-C2)-methylthiotransferase MiaB, which translates to MANKKLYIETYGCQMNVADSEVVAAVLGEKGYDLTEDHQDADAILINTCSIRDNAEQRIHARLDLFQSHKKKAPEKVVGLIGCMAERIGDQLLEKKKIDLVAGPDAYRDLPYLFDKVKRGEEAINVDLTTNETYDSIIPKRIGNNKISGFVSITRGCNNFCTFCIVPYTRGRERSRDPKDILSEVQDLISKGYKEVTLLGQNVDSYRFRAPGTRPVKFADLMEMVAQIDPTVRVRFTTSHPKDMSNKLLEVIAKYPNICKFIHLPFQSGSSTVLDKMNRKYTREWYLDRIKAINEIIPNCGLSTDVITGFCGETEEDHKETLSLMEEVRFDSAFMFKYSVRPGTYAHEHYEDDVPDEVKSRRLNEVIALQSRISQENNRQDIGKVVEVLVEGVSKKSDEQYFGRSSQNKMVVFPKGDLKFGDYVRVKVNESTQTTLIGEVTEKIGQPTE; encoded by the coding sequence ATGGCGAACAAGAAATTATATATCGAGACGTACGGTTGCCAGATGAATGTGGCAGACAGCGAAGTGGTGGCAGCCGTATTGGGAGAGAAGGGATATGACCTGACCGAAGATCATCAGGATGCCGATGCCATATTAATTAATACCTGTTCTATTCGCGACAACGCCGAGCAGCGCATACACGCCCGGTTGGATTTGTTTCAGAGTCATAAAAAGAAAGCACCTGAAAAAGTGGTTGGTCTGATTGGCTGTATGGCCGAACGGATTGGCGACCAGTTGCTCGAAAAGAAGAAAATCGACCTGGTAGCAGGACCCGATGCTTACCGCGATCTTCCCTACCTGTTCGACAAAGTAAAGCGCGGCGAGGAAGCCATCAACGTGGATTTAACCACGAACGAAACATACGATTCCATCATCCCGAAACGTATCGGGAACAATAAAATTTCCGGTTTTGTATCCATTACCCGTGGTTGCAACAACTTCTGCACGTTCTGTATTGTGCCGTATACCCGTGGCCGGGAAAGAAGTCGCGACCCGAAAGATATTCTCAGCGAAGTACAGGACCTCATCAGCAAAGGCTACAAAGAAGTTACCCTGCTGGGCCAGAATGTGGACTCGTACCGCTTCCGTGCTCCCGGAACCCGTCCGGTGAAGTTTGCCGATTTGATGGAAATGGTAGCACAGATTGACCCGACAGTCCGGGTACGTTTTACCACTTCGCATCCGAAAGATATGTCGAACAAGTTGCTGGAGGTGATTGCCAAATATCCGAATATTTGCAAGTTCATCCACCTGCCGTTCCAATCGGGAAGCTCGACGGTGCTCGACAAAATGAACCGGAAATATACCCGCGAATGGTACCTCGACCGCATCAAAGCCATCAACGAGATTATCCCGAACTGCGGCTTGTCGACCGACGTGATTACCGGCTTCTGCGGCGAAACCGAAGAAGATCACAAAGAGACCCTTTCGCTGATGGAGGAAGTTCGCTTCGACTCGGCCTTCATGTTCAAGTATTCGGTTCGTCCCGGAACCTATGCGCACGAACATTACGAAGACGATGTGCCGGACGAGGTGAAATCGCGTAGACTGAACGAAGTAATCGCCTTGCAAAGCCGGATTTCGCAGGAGAATAACCGCCAGGACATTGGCAAAGTAGTGGAAGTGCTGGTAGAAGGTGTTTCGAAGAAGAGCGACGAGCAATACTTCGGACGCAGCTCGCAGAACAAGATGGTTGTTTTCCCGAAAGGTGATTTGAAATTTGGGGATTATGTTCGGGTAAAAGTGAACGAAAGTACGCAGACCACGCTGATTGGCGAGGTAACCGAAAAAATAGGACAACCCACCGAATAA
- a CDS encoding YebC/PmpR family DNA-binding transcriptional regulator, whose translation MSGHSKWSTIKRKKGALDAKRGKIFTRLIKEISIAVKEGGPDPDGNPRLRLAIQNAKGENMPKDNIERAIKKAAGADSESYMEVTFEGYATHGIAVFVECLTDNNNRSVSSVRSIFNKYGGNLGTNGSLSFLFDRKGIFRIAADNINLEEVELDLIDAGVEDIEEEDGFINLTSAMEDFGSLNKKLEDLNIEVASADLQRIPNDTKELDVDSAQKVLKLIEALEDDDDVQNVYHNLEMTDELQEALESE comes from the coding sequence ATGTCAGGACACAGTAAATGGTCGACGATTAAACGAAAAAAGGGCGCACTGGACGCGAAACGCGGAAAAATATTTACCCGCCTTATCAAGGAAATTTCAATAGCCGTGAAGGAGGGCGGACCCGATCCGGATGGAAATCCCCGTTTACGCCTGGCCATTCAGAATGCCAAGGGCGAGAACATGCCGAAGGACAATATTGAAAGAGCCATTAAAAAAGCTGCCGGCGCCGATAGCGAAAGCTACATGGAGGTAACCTTCGAAGGCTATGCCACTCACGGAATTGCTGTTTTTGTGGAATGTTTGACCGATAATAATAACCGTTCGGTTTCCAGTGTACGTTCCATCTTTAATAAATACGGGGGCAACCTGGGAACCAATGGCTCGCTGAGTTTCCTATTCGACCGGAAGGGAATTTTCCGTATTGCTGCCGATAATATCAACCTCGAGGAGGTCGAACTCGATTTGATTGACGCGGGTGTTGAGGATATTGAAGAAGAGGACGGCTTTATAAATCTGACATCTGCCATGGAAGATTTCGGTAGCCTGAATAAAAAACTGGAAGATTTGAACATCGAGGTAGCGAGTGCGGATTTGCAGCGAATACCCAACGATACCAAGGAGTTGGATGTGGATTCGGCCCAGAAGGTCCTGAAATTAATCGAGGCGCTGGAAGATGATGATGACGTTCAGAACGTTTACCACAACCTCGAAATGACTGATGAATTGCAGGAAGCGCTTGAATCAGAATAA
- a CDS encoding SPOR domain-containing protein yields the protein MKRILSTFVVLLLFLGSVLAQKPAPVNGYGQLSANDTTRIWTGLDVHQNPKTKELLERKIQLNKNDQTTPGYRVQIYFGSGSSARLRAMKVKTDFLSSYPDVKAYIIYQSPDFKVRVGDFRTRSDALRLQKQIARDYPNAFIVPDNIQFPDLNSNSTSER from the coding sequence ATGAAGAGGATACTTTCAACTTTCGTTGTCCTTTTACTCTTTTTGGGTAGTGTGTTGGCGCAGAAGCCGGCGCCGGTCAACGGATACGGTCAGCTTTCGGCGAACGATACGACCCGGATTTGGACAGGACTCGATGTTCATCAGAACCCGAAAACGAAAGAACTGCTTGAGCGGAAAATACAGCTCAATAAGAATGATCAAACCACGCCGGGGTACAGGGTGCAGATTTATTTTGGTTCCGGAAGCTCAGCGCGACTGCGGGCCATGAAGGTGAAAACCGACTTTCTTTCCTCGTACCCGGATGTAAAAGCCTATATCATATACCAATCGCCCGATTTTAAAGTTAGGGTTGGTGATTTTCGCACGCGGAGCGATGCACTTCGGTTGCAAAAACAGATTGCCCGGGATTATCCCAACGCTTTTATTGTACCCGACAATATTCAATTTCCCGACCTTAACAGCAATTCAACATCAGAACGATAA